One genomic segment of Stenotrophomonas sp. 704A1 includes these proteins:
- a CDS encoding nuclear transport factor 2 family protein: MNGSIDDLYEAQLRLLEQQLRQALLDGDRESVAALLSPVLFMMDGQGGRMLDLPWLGDWLAGHLQVEALQLQAVETLLCGRLALLSSDVQLQVRWQGRRHVQRLRLLRVWTRCSTASGAQLLSMAVLAG; encoded by the coding sequence GTGAACGGGAGCATTGACGACCTGTACGAGGCACAGCTCCGGCTGCTGGAACAGCAGCTGCGGCAGGCATTGCTGGACGGTGACCGCGAAAGCGTGGCGGCGCTGCTGTCGCCGGTACTGTTCATGATGGACGGGCAGGGCGGGCGCATGCTCGACCTGCCGTGGCTGGGCGACTGGCTGGCCGGGCACCTGCAGGTCGAAGCCCTGCAGCTGCAGGCGGTGGAAACCCTGCTGTGCGGCCGCCTGGCCCTGCTGTCCAGCGACGTGCAGCTGCAGGTGCGGTGGCAGGGGCGCAGGCACGTTCAACGGCTGCGGCTGCTGCGGGTCTGGACCCGCTGCTCCACCGCCAGCGGCGCACAGTTGCTGTCGATGGCGGTGCTGGCCGGCTGA
- a CDS encoding efflux RND transporter periplasmic adaptor subunit, with protein sequence MRTFRTPVALVASLALAMTACSRPEPSVDPAPRVSVVTVGPQVVQRDDELPGRVAAVRTAQIRAQVGGIVQRRMFEQGAEVQAGQPLFQIDPAAFRADVDSALAALQRSEAALGRSRVQSQRLQALAAAQAVSQQHRDDASAEYEQARAAVNEARAILARRQLDLRYATVSAPIDGRIDQALVTEGALVGVADAEPMAVVQQIDQVYVDVRQPASQLQWLQRSAVDGELPVTIIGSAGAALPERGRLLFSGVNVDARTGDVILRILVDNHARQLLPGMYVRARVPRGAPHSALLLPQQAVLRSAGGQAYAWVIGGDGRAVIRTLEVEGGVNRQWLVRHGLKAGEKVVVEGQERLQEGVQVDPRAWQVPVAGAAVAAPSGDQG encoded by the coding sequence ATGAGAACCTTCAGGACTCCGGTCGCGCTGGTCGCGTCCCTCGCCCTGGCCATGACGGCCTGTTCCCGCCCCGAACCCAGTGTGGATCCCGCGCCGCGCGTGAGCGTGGTGACCGTCGGCCCGCAGGTGGTGCAGCGCGATGACGAACTGCCCGGCCGCGTGGCGGCGGTGCGCACCGCGCAGATCCGCGCACAGGTGGGCGGCATCGTGCAGCGCCGGATGTTCGAGCAGGGCGCGGAAGTGCAGGCCGGCCAGCCGCTGTTCCAGATCGACCCGGCGGCGTTCCGTGCCGATGTCGATTCGGCACTGGCGGCCCTGCAGCGCAGCGAAGCCGCGCTCGGCCGCAGCCGCGTGCAGTCGCAGCGGCTGCAGGCACTGGCCGCCGCGCAGGCGGTCAGCCAGCAGCACCGCGACGATGCGAGCGCGGAGTACGAGCAGGCGCGGGCGGCGGTCAACGAGGCACGCGCCATCCTGGCGCGCCGCCAGCTGGACCTGCGCTATGCCACGGTCAGTGCGCCGATCGATGGCCGCATCGACCAGGCGCTGGTGACCGAGGGGGCGCTGGTCGGTGTCGCCGACGCCGAGCCGATGGCCGTGGTGCAGCAGATCGACCAGGTCTACGTGGACGTGCGCCAGCCGGCTTCGCAACTGCAGTGGCTGCAGCGCAGCGCGGTCGATGGCGAACTGCCGGTGACCATCATCGGCTCGGCTGGCGCAGCGCTGCCCGAGCGCGGTCGGCTGCTGTTCTCCGGGGTCAACGTCGACGCACGTACGGGCGACGTGATCCTCCGCATCCTGGTCGACAATCACGCGCGGCAGCTGCTGCCAGGCATGTATGTGCGGGCGCGGGTTCCGCGTGGCGCGCCGCACAGTGCGCTGCTGCTGCCGCAGCAGGCGGTGCTGCGCAGCGCGGGCGGGCAGGCCTACGCCTGGGTGATCGGCGGCGACGGCAGGGCGGTGATCCGTACCCTGGAGGTGGAGGGCGGCGTCAACCGGCAATGGCTGGTGCGGCACGGCCTGAAGGCCGGCGAGAAGGTGGTGGTGGAAGGCCAGGAACGCCTGCAGGAAGGTGTCCAGGTCGATCCGCGCGCGTGGCAGGTGCCGGTCGCGGGTGCCGCCGTTGCGGCGCCCTCCGGCGATCAGGGCTGA
- a CDS encoding multidrug efflux RND transporter permease subunit encodes MARFFIDRPVFAWVLAIFIILAGVLAIPRLAVERYPAVAPPSVSIYASYPGASPQTLNDAVVGLIERELSSVKHLLYFESSVDTSGEASITATFKPGTDPELAQVDVQNRIKAIEPRLPRAVRQNGLFVEAADSGFLMLVGLRSPDGSVGEAALGDFMARNIIEELRRVDGVGRVQLFGAEQAMRIWLDPTRLTGYGLTMGDVATAIEQQNLEISPGRIGDSPGIPGQRITVPLTADGQLSTPAQFAAIVLRAGADGSRVLLGDVARVELGAQSYAWGTREDGYPATAAGVQLRPGANAVRTAGAVRERMAELQPLLPPGVASSIPFDTAPFVRISIQKVLQTLVEAMLLVFAVMYLFLQNWRYTLIPALVAPIALLGTFAVMLALGFSINVLTMFGMVLAIGIIVDDAIVVVEGVERIMAEEGLPPREATVKAMRELTGAVIGITLVLTAVFIPMALASGSVGAIYRQFTVAMAVSILFSALLALSLTPALCATLLRQGTRGHHGRGGLFGAFNRGFERMTSRYQHGVAAVLRRSGRVMGLFAALVVALLVGLHWLPGAFLPEEDQGYFMTSIQLPAEATAERTLAVVEAYERHVAARPAIASNQAILGYSFSGSGPSAAMNYTMLKDWDARGGSSAAAEVAAVQQAMAALPEGEVMSVMPPAIDSLGRSSGFSLALQARAGQDPAELRAALQQLLALAQASPLLAEVHADGLPAGSTVRLDIDRAKAEAMGVSFTDISGTLSTAMGSQYVNDFPNRGRMQQVILQAEAAHRMALEDVLKLYVRNSEGGMVALSELVNAQWTEAPLQLQRYLGFPALNVSGAPAAGVSTGQAMDEMERLARQLPAGFALQWTSQSLQERESGAQAPWLLLLSMLVVFLVLAALYESWSIPLAVMLVVPLGLLGAVAAVLLRGMPNDVFFKVGMITVIGLSAKNAILIVEFARQLQRQGRGLVDAAVEAARLRLRPIVMTSLAFALGVVPLMLAQGASRETQQAIGTGVFGGMVSATVLAVFFVPVFYVVVQGAQRWLAQRLRRRRPPPAGIAEGGVARREREH; translated from the coding sequence ATGGCCCGTTTCTTCATCGATCGCCCGGTATTCGCCTGGGTGCTGGCGATCTTCATCATCCTGGCCGGCGTGCTGGCCATTCCGCGGCTCGCCGTCGAACGCTATCCGGCCGTTGCGCCGCCCAGCGTCAGCATCTATGCGAGCTATCCCGGCGCCAGCCCGCAGACCCTCAACGATGCCGTGGTCGGTCTGATCGAGCGCGAGCTGTCCAGCGTCAAGCACCTGCTGTACTTCGAATCGTCGGTCGATACCTCGGGCGAAGCCTCGATCACCGCCACGTTCAAGCCGGGTACCGATCCGGAACTGGCGCAGGTGGACGTGCAGAACCGGATCAAGGCGATCGAGCCGCGCTTGCCGCGTGCCGTGCGCCAGAACGGGCTGTTCGTGGAAGCGGCCGACTCGGGCTTCCTGATGCTGGTCGGCCTGCGTTCGCCTGACGGAAGCGTTGGCGAGGCGGCACTGGGCGACTTCATGGCGCGCAACATCATCGAGGAATTGCGCCGGGTGGACGGGGTCGGCCGCGTGCAGCTGTTCGGCGCCGAACAGGCGATGCGGATCTGGCTGGACCCGACCCGCCTGACCGGTTACGGGCTGACCATGGGCGACGTGGCCACGGCCATCGAACAGCAGAACCTGGAGATCTCGCCGGGCCGCATCGGCGATTCGCCGGGAATCCCGGGGCAGCGCATCACGGTGCCGCTCACCGCGGACGGCCAGCTGTCCACGCCGGCGCAGTTCGCGGCCATCGTGCTGCGGGCCGGTGCGGACGGGTCGCGGGTACTGCTGGGCGACGTGGCGCGGGTGGAACTGGGCGCGCAGAGCTATGCCTGGGGCACCCGCGAGGATGGCTACCCGGCCACCGCCGCAGGCGTGCAGCTGCGCCCCGGCGCCAACGCGGTACGCACCGCCGGCGCCGTGCGCGAACGCATGGCCGAGCTGCAGCCGCTGCTGCCCCCCGGCGTGGCATCGAGCATCCCGTTCGATACCGCGCCGTTCGTGCGGATCTCGATCCAGAAGGTGCTGCAGACCCTGGTCGAGGCGATGCTGCTGGTGTTCGCGGTGATGTACCTGTTCCTGCAGAACTGGCGCTACACGCTGATCCCCGCGCTGGTGGCGCCGATCGCGCTGCTGGGCACGTTTGCGGTGATGCTGGCGCTGGGCTTCTCGATCAACGTGCTGACCATGTTCGGCATGGTGCTGGCGATCGGCATCATCGTCGACGATGCCATCGTGGTGGTGGAGGGCGTGGAGCGGATCATGGCCGAAGAGGGGCTGCCGCCCCGCGAAGCCACGGTCAAGGCGATGCGCGAGCTCACCGGTGCGGTGATCGGCATCACCCTGGTGCTGACCGCAGTGTTCATTCCGATGGCCCTGGCCAGTGGTTCGGTGGGTGCGATCTATCGCCAGTTCACCGTGGCGATGGCGGTGTCGATCCTGTTCTCCGCACTGCTGGCATTGAGCCTGACCCCGGCCCTGTGCGCGACGCTGCTGCGCCAGGGCACGCGCGGCCATCATGGCCGCGGCGGCCTGTTCGGTGCATTCAACCGCGGCTTCGAGCGGATGACATCGCGCTACCAGCATGGCGTCGCCGCGGTACTGCGGCGCAGCGGCCGGGTCATGGGCCTGTTCGCGGCCTTGGTGGTAGCGCTGCTGGTCGGGCTGCACTGGTTGCCCGGCGCGTTCCTGCCGGAAGAGGACCAGGGCTACTTCATGACCTCGATCCAGCTGCCGGCCGAAGCAACGGCCGAGCGGACGCTGGCCGTGGTCGAAGCCTATGAGCGGCACGTGGCGGCGCGGCCGGCGATCGCCTCCAACCAGGCCATCCTCGGCTACAGCTTCTCCGGGTCCGGTCCCAGCGCAGCAATGAACTACACCATGCTGAAGGATTGGGATGCGCGGGGCGGCAGCAGCGCAGCAGCGGAAGTGGCGGCGGTGCAGCAGGCGATGGCGGCGCTGCCCGAAGGCGAGGTGATGAGCGTGATGCCGCCCGCCATCGACAGCCTGGGCCGTTCGTCGGGCTTCTCGCTGGCGCTGCAGGCGCGCGCCGGCCAGGACCCGGCCGAACTGCGCGCCGCCCTGCAGCAGCTGTTGGCGCTGGCACAGGCCAGTCCGCTGCTGGCCGAGGTGCATGCCGATGGCCTGCCGGCCGGCAGTACGGTGCGGCTGGACATCGATCGCGCCAAGGCGGAGGCCATGGGCGTGTCCTTCACCGACATCAGCGGCACGCTGTCCACGGCCATGGGGTCACAGTACGTCAATGATTTCCCCAACCGCGGACGCATGCAGCAGGTGATCCTGCAGGCCGAGGCCGCGCACCGCATGGCGCTGGAGGATGTGCTGAAGCTGTACGTGCGCAACAGTGAGGGCGGCATGGTCGCGCTGTCCGAACTGGTGAACGCGCAGTGGACCGAGGCCCCGCTGCAGCTGCAGCGCTATCTCGGCTTCCCGGCGTTGAACGTGTCCGGTGCGCCGGCCGCTGGCGTGTCCACCGGCCAGGCCATGGATGAGATGGAGCGCCTGGCGCGGCAGTTGCCGGCCGGGTTCGCACTGCAGTGGACCAGCCAGTCGCTGCAGGAGCGCGAATCCGGGGCCCAGGCGCCGTGGCTGCTGTTGCTGTCGATGCTGGTGGTGTTCCTGGTGCTCGCCGCGCTGTACGAGAGCTGGTCGATCCCGCTGGCGGTGATGCTGGTGGTGCCGCTGGGGCTGCTGGGTGCGGTTGCCGCGGTGCTGCTGCGTGGCATGCCCAACGATGTGTTCTTCAAGGTCGGCATGATCACGGTGATCGGGCTGTCGGCGAAGAACGCGATCCTGATCGTCGAGTTCGCACGTCAGCTGCAGCGGCAGGGGCGCGGACTGGTGGACGCGGCCGTGGAGGCGGCACGCCTGCGCCTGCGCCCGATCGTGATGACCTCGTTGGCCTTCGCACTGGGCGTGGTGCCGTTGATGCTGGCGCAGGGCGCCTCCCGGGAGACCCAGCAGGCGATCGGTACCGGTGTGTTCGGTGGCATGGTCAGCGCAACGGTGCTGGCGGTGTTCTTCGTGCCGGTGTTCTACGTGGTGGTGCAGGGCGCGCAGCGCTGGCTGGCACAGCGTCTGCGCCGCCGCCGGCCGCCCCCGGCCGGCATTGCAGAGGGAGGCGTTGCACGTCGTGAACGGGAGCATTGA
- a CDS encoding COG3650 family protein: MRVVPSLLAASLGLVLAACQPAPPPAPAAAAGEAAAPPPTADAAAASTTAYRCGDLQVRATFSGEDAATVVIGDRTLVMTAERAASGAKYADAQGNSFWSHGSEEALLGLKGEADRECRALEATEGDASAGNAAFRATGNEPGWLAIVDGDAPGLQVEVDYGERRFAVAAPTAGADGWVGKAADGTDIKLSFQRTTCQDDMSGQSFEAKAMLTVGTRQYHGCGSFGTK, encoded by the coding sequence ATGCGTGTAGTTCCCAGTCTGTTGGCTGCCTCCCTCGGGCTCGTGCTGGCCGCCTGCCAGCCGGCGCCGCCGCCCGCACCTGCGGCCGCGGCCGGCGAAGCCGCCGCACCGCCGCCGACGGCCGATGCCGCAGCGGCCAGCACGACCGCGTATCGCTGTGGTGACCTGCAGGTGCGGGCCACCTTCAGCGGCGAGGATGCCGCGACCGTGGTGATCGGCGACCGTACGCTGGTGATGACCGCCGAGCGCGCCGCATCGGGTGCGAAATATGCCGACGCCCAGGGCAACAGCTTCTGGAGCCATGGCAGCGAGGAGGCATTGCTGGGGCTGAAGGGCGAGGCCGACCGTGAGTGCCGGGCGCTGGAGGCGACCGAAGGCGATGCCAGCGCCGGCAATGCCGCATTCCGTGCCACCGGCAATGAACCGGGCTGGCTGGCCATCGTGGACGGTGATGCGCCGGGCCTGCAGGTGGAGGTGGATTATGGCGAGCGCCGCTTCGCGGTCGCCGCGCCCACTGCGGGGGCCGATGGCTGGGTCGGCAAGGCCGCCGACGGGACCGACATCAAGCTGAGTTTCCAGCGCACGACCTGCCAGGACGACATGAGTGGGCAGTCATTCGAGGCCAAGGCGATGCTGACCGTGGGCACCCGCCAGTACCACGGCTGCGGCAGTTTCGGCACCAAGTAA
- the yeiP gene encoding elongation factor P-like protein YeiP, whose product MKANDIKKGNVVEYNNGVYQIRDIERSSPQGRGGNVRFRFIMYSVPGGNKLDASFDADDNLVEVELLRRQSTYSYKDGDAFVFLDDEDYTPYTLDADVIGDDAGYITDGLTGIYVQVIDEQPVAIQLPASVVLEVIETPPELKGGTATKRPKPAKLNTGIEIMVPEYIVNGERVLVNTATGEFAGRAD is encoded by the coding sequence ATGAAAGCCAACGACATCAAGAAGGGCAACGTCGTCGAGTACAACAACGGCGTCTACCAGATCCGCGACATCGAGCGCAGCTCGCCGCAGGGTCGCGGCGGCAACGTCCGCTTCCGCTTCATCATGTACAGCGTGCCGGGCGGCAACAAGCTCGATGCCAGCTTCGATGCCGACGACAACCTGGTCGAAGTGGAACTGCTGCGCCGCCAGTCCACCTATTCCTACAAGGATGGCGATGCCTTCGTGTTCCTCGATGACGAGGACTACACCCCCTACACCCTCGATGCGGACGTGATCGGCGATGACGCCGGCTACATCACCGACGGCCTGACCGGCATCTACGTGCAGGTGATCGACGAGCAGCCGGTGGCCATCCAGCTGCCGGCCTCGGTGGTGCTGGAAGTGATCGAGACGCCGCCGGAACTGAAGGGTGGCACCGCCACCAAGCGTCCGAAGCCGGCCAAGCTCAACACCGGTATCGAGATCATGGTGCCCGAATACATCGTCAACGGCGAACGCGTGCTGGTGAACACCGCCACCGGTGAATTCGCCGGCCGTGCCGACTAA
- a CDS encoding response regulator — translation MHASPALAALVLIVEDEAEIADILTAYLEREGLRTLRAADGQAALDLHRSMRPDLVLLDVQLPRLDGWSVLSQLRQRGGTPVIMLTALDQDLDKLTALRMGADDYVVKPFNPAEVAARVRAVLRRTLRGTRVDAPTALRVGPLLVDTATHAVHVEGDGYSHELLLTLTEFKLLHCMALAPSRIFSRSELMHECLPESEALERTVDSHVSKLRRKLDEVGVTNIPASVRGVGYRLMADR, via the coding sequence ATGCACGCCTCTCCCGCCCTCGCGGCCCTGGTCCTGATCGTCGAGGACGAAGCCGAGATCGCCGACATCCTCACCGCCTACCTCGAACGCGAGGGCCTGCGCACGCTGCGCGCGGCCGACGGCCAGGCCGCACTGGACCTGCACCGCAGCATGCGCCCGGACCTGGTGCTGCTGGATGTGCAGCTGCCCCGCCTGGATGGCTGGAGCGTGCTCTCGCAGCTGCGCCAGCGCGGCGGAACGCCGGTGATCATGCTGACCGCGCTGGACCAGGACCTGGACAAGCTGACCGCGTTGCGGATGGGCGCCGACGATTACGTGGTCAAGCCGTTCAACCCCGCCGAAGTGGCCGCGCGCGTGCGCGCGGTGCTGCGGCGCACGCTGCGTGGCACCCGGGTGGACGCACCCACCGCCCTGCGCGTCGGACCGCTGCTGGTGGACACCGCCACCCATGCCGTGCACGTGGAAGGCGACGGCTACAGCCATGAGCTGCTGCTGACCCTGACCGAGTTCAAGCTGCTGCACTGCATGGCCCTGGCGCCCTCGCGGATCTTCAGCCGCAGCGAGCTGATGCACGAGTGCCTGCCCGAAAGCGAGGCGCTGGAACGCACCGTCGACAGCCATGTCAGCAAGCTGCGCCGCAAGCTGGACGAGGTCGGCGTGACCAACATCCCGGCCAGCGTGCGCGGCGTCGGTTACCGGTTGATGGCGGACCGCTGA
- a CDS encoding ATP-binding protein, whose amino-acid sequence MRRSGLSRHIIVSMSLMVIGVIVMMILSSWLLYAVLIEFFPASASEPEGWLPTGPELAWMVGVILTGLALAIAASFRLAHRILSPLNSLVDSVRALAAGDLGTRATAEANSPGEVAALVDDFNAMARRLQQMESERVMWHAAIAHELRTPVTILRGRLQGLAEGVFHPDESQFRSLLAQVEGLSRLIEDLRVLSLADNARLDVRRARTDVVTEVHSVMTLVDPAFRAAGFVLELETSREEHPAHCDPTRLRQALLALLENARRYASTGRVRIAVHDTLAHVQVSIEDEGPGIDPALHADIFNPFMRGDGSRSRQGGGSGLGLAVVKAIADAHGGQVYCTPGSAGGSRFVIELPRQ is encoded by the coding sequence ATGCGCCGGTCCGGGCTCAGCCGGCACATCATCGTCTCGATGTCGCTGATGGTGATCGGCGTCATCGTGATGATGATCCTCTCGTCGTGGCTGCTGTATGCGGTGCTGATCGAGTTCTTCCCGGCCAGTGCCAGCGAGCCCGAAGGCTGGCTGCCGACCGGGCCGGAGCTGGCCTGGATGGTCGGCGTGATCCTCACCGGCCTGGCGTTGGCCATCGCGGCATCGTTCCGCCTGGCCCATCGCATCCTGTCGCCGCTCAACTCGCTGGTGGACAGCGTGCGCGCCCTCGCCGCCGGCGACCTCGGCACACGTGCCACTGCCGAGGCGAACTCACCCGGCGAAGTCGCCGCGCTGGTCGACGATTTCAACGCCATGGCGCGCCGCCTGCAGCAGATGGAAAGCGAGCGGGTGATGTGGCACGCCGCCATCGCCCATGAGCTGCGCACGCCGGTGACGATCCTGCGCGGGCGCCTGCAGGGGCTGGCCGAGGGCGTGTTCCATCCCGATGAGTCACAGTTCCGCAGCCTGCTGGCGCAGGTCGAAGGCCTGTCGCGCCTGATCGAGGATCTGCGTGTGCTCAGCCTGGCCGACAACGCGCGCCTCGACGTGCGGCGCGCCCGCACCGACGTGGTCACCGAAGTGCATTCGGTGATGACCCTGGTGGATCCGGCCTTCCGTGCGGCGGGGTTCGTGCTGGAACTGGAAACCAGCCGCGAGGAGCACCCGGCGCACTGCGACCCGACGCGGCTGCGGCAGGCGCTGCTGGCGCTGCTGGAGAACGCGCGCCGCTACGCCAGCACCGGCAGGGTGCGCATTGCCGTGCATGACACGCTGGCGCATGTACAGGTATCGATCGAGGACGAAGGCCCGGGCATCGACCCGGCGCTGCATGCGGACATCTTCAACCCCTTCATGCGCGGCGATGGCTCACGTTCGCGCCAGGGTGGCGGCAGCGGGCTCGGCCTGGCCGTGGTCAAGGCCATTGCCGATGCGCACGGCGGACAGGTCTACTGCACGCCGGGCAGTGCCGGCGGCAGTCGTTTCGTCATCGAGCTGCCGCGCCAGTAG
- a CDS encoding SDR family oxidoreductase: MQLSSVRAVITGGVSGLGLAVAQHLVAQGGKVALFDLNDDKGAAAVAELGAGHARYFNVNVSDEAAVAVAIDQAHAFLGGLNVAMNCAGILGAGRVLGKDGPMPLAGFQGTVMVNLVGSFNVAKAAANRMQHNEAGVDGERGVIINTASIAAYEGQIGQAAYAASKGGVVSMTLPMARELSRFGIRVNTIAPGVFWTPMVDGMPEAVQQSLAASIPFPSRLGKPEDFASLVGHILGNTYINGETIRLDGATRLAPK, translated from the coding sequence ATGCAGCTGTCTTCCGTACGTGCCGTGATCACCGGCGGCGTCTCCGGCCTCGGCCTGGCCGTGGCCCAGCATCTGGTCGCCCAGGGCGGCAAGGTGGCCCTGTTCGACCTCAACGATGACAAGGGCGCGGCGGCCGTGGCCGAGCTGGGCGCCGGGCACGCCCGCTACTTCAACGTCAATGTCAGCGATGAAGCGGCGGTGGCCGTGGCCATCGATCAGGCGCATGCGTTCCTCGGCGGCCTCAATGTGGCGATGAACTGCGCCGGCATCCTCGGCGCCGGCCGCGTGCTGGGCAAGGACGGCCCGATGCCGCTGGCAGGCTTCCAGGGCACGGTGATGGTCAACCTGGTCGGCAGCTTCAACGTCGCCAAGGCCGCGGCCAACCGCATGCAGCACAACGAGGCCGGCGTCGACGGCGAGCGCGGCGTGATCATCAACACCGCCAGCATCGCGGCCTACGAAGGCCAGATCGGCCAGGCCGCGTACGCCGCCAGCAAGGGCGGCGTGGTCTCGATGACGCTGCCGATGGCCCGCGAACTGTCGCGCTTCGGCATCCGCGTCAACACGATTGCGCCAGGCGTGTTCTGGACGCCGATGGTGGATGGCATGCCCGAAGCGGTGCAGCAGTCGCTGGCCGCCTCGATCCCGTTCCCGTCGCGCCTGGGCAAGCCGGAAGACTTCGCCAGCCTGGTCGGCCACATCCTCGGCAACACCTACATCAACGGCGAGACCATCCGCCTGGACGGCGCTACCCGCCTCGCTCCGAAGTGA